The stretch of DNA ATTATGACAAGAAGGGCTTCACTTAAAGAACACTCCAAAGACTTAAGCTTGGTGAAAGCATTTACCACCCTCAATATGTGCTGCCTAACATTTCCGTCAATAGTGTATTTCTGAAGAAGTTTAGCAAAAAGCTCATGAGCATACACTTTGTCGGAGCCTTTAAATTGCTCCTCCATTTCAGTGAGGAAATCTTTAGCAGTATCTTTCTTAGGGAGTGCTTCAGAAATGTCCGGCGATATTGTCGCTTTCATGATGAGAAGCGCAATATGGTTGGACTTATTCCACTTTTCCATCTTAACATCATACTCCTTCTTGAGTTCTGCATACCCTGTGACACCTGCTACAGGTGTCACAGGTTTTTCTTCCCTCAAGGCGTAGTCAAATTCATTACAACCCAAACATAATTCGACTTGGGACTTCCAACGAGGGAAGTTACTCCCCGTAAGTGGTTCGATCGTGTCGGACCGGAATGGAGCGGAAGCTGAAATCATCATAAAAGTTCATAAGTAAAGTTGCATGATTATAAATTTACGTTGGTAAATAAACAAACATGCCAAGTATTTAATTTCAACTCCATGTCAAAACACCGTTGGGCAGAAAAAACATGGAATGAAAATATCACAGGGGATGACTCGTAATAATAAAACAACGTTGGTCCGAATTAAAATTAGAGTCATTTCATTCTCAATTTAAACATCAACATTAAAAAAAACATTATCATTATTTGATGtctaaaaaaaaaacttcatcatcCGAAAACACATAATAAATCCTGAATAAAATATCTCGTTGGTTCAATTTTACCCAGAATAATAATGTGTTTATTACATTTTTACGCATTTTCTGGTTTAAGCAGTGCAAATCATAATATTTATTAACTTAAACGCACTGGAAAAACAGAAAATCGCGACAGTGATTTTGGCCCAAAATCCCCACGGCTGTCCGAAATGCAGCTCAGTCCAGTAGCGTAATTTTTTTTTGCTGGACTGAAACTACCTGGGCTGAAGCCCGCGGCCGGATATGGCCCGTTAAGCACCCGACGGCCCGGCTGGGA from Triticum dicoccoides isolate Atlit2015 ecotype Zavitan chromosome 6A, WEW_v2.0, whole genome shotgun sequence encodes:
- the LOC119318225 gene encoding uncharacterized protein LOC119318225; amino-acid sequence: MSTPVTSSAPFRSDTIEPLTGSNFPRWKSQVELCLGCNEFDYALREEKPVTPVAGVTGYAELKKEYDVKMEKWNKSNHIALLIMKATISPDISEALPKKDTAKDFLTEMEEQFKGSDKVYAHELFAKLLQKYTIDGNVRQHILRVVNAFTKLKSLECSLSEALLVIIILESLPEEFEQFKVNYNSLKEKWPLSEMTARIIQEEERIMRQKKDHVFHVGSNKRKHDGQGFPKP